Proteins encoded in a region of the Anopheles ziemanni chromosome 2, idAnoZiCoDA_A2_x.2, whole genome shotgun sequence genome:
- the LOC131293339 gene encoding vacuolar protein sorting-associated protein 28 homolog: MQENRPELYEEVKLYRQAREREKYDNMADLFALVSTLQNLEKAYIRDCITPQEYTAACSKLLVQYKVAFKIVQGPEFPTIEAFVKKFRLDCPAALERIREDRPITIRDDKGNTSKCIADIVSMFITLMDKLRLEIRAMDDLHPELRDLLDTMNRLSLIPDNFEGKEKVASWLATLNEMQASDDLTEAQVRQLLFDLESSYSAFNNLLHNT, from the coding sequence ATGCAAGAAAATCGACCAGAACTCTACGAAGAGGTGAAACTCTATCGTCAGGCCCGGGAACGTGAGAAGTACGACAATATGGCTGATCTTTTCGCACTAGTATCGACACTCCAAAATCTGGAGAAAGCCTACATCCGTGATTGCATTACGCCGCAGGAGTACACAGCAGCCTGTTCGAAGTTGTTGGTGCAGTACAAAGTCGCGTTCAAGATTGTGCAGGGACCCGAGTTTCCCACGATCGAGGCGTTCGTTAAAAAGTTTAGACTGGACTGTCCGGCTGCGCTGGAACGCATCCGCGAGGACCGTCCGATTACCATTCGGGATGATAAGGGTAATACGAGCAAGTGCATCGCTGACATCGTGTCGATGTTCATCACGCTTATGGACAAGCTgcggttggaaatacgtgcCATGGATGACTTGCACCCCGAGTTAAGGGATCTGCTCGACACGATGAACCGTCTCTCGCTAATCCCGGACAATTTCGAGGGCAAGGAAAAAGTAGCTTCCTGGCTTGCAACATTGAACGAAATGCAGGCTTCCGACGATCTCACCGAAGCGCAGGTTCGTCAACTGTTGTTCGATTTAGAATCTTCATATTCGGCGTTCAACAATTTATTGCATAACACTTAA